In Vanessa cardui chromosome 4, ilVanCard2.1, whole genome shotgun sequence, the DNA window ttttaactatgattgttatatattattatttgtcattcTTCAAATTGACTAACAAATatgcttaaataatttaatttgcccTGAAACCAAAGAGTATACAAACTATTTATAGAAGTATAAATAATGTCACAAGTTAATAAAACAGTTAAAAAGAAACCTTTTAAGATAATTGTTGATATTTGTGCCCTTAAGTTGCACAAAAATatcaactattatatatataacaataatttgctTCACATTTTCAAGAAAATCCACTGCTTCTAttctatttaatgataatactttataaacattattaaagcaattaatttaaaattcaacatttactaatatgtaattaattgatttctAAACATAATCTAAGTCTAAATACTATTCaagtattttcaaataaaatattattaataaagaggTGGTTGTGAAAGAGCATTTCTATTTTCGTTCTTTGCATGTTTCTTTAGAAGATCCATGACTTCATTATCAAACTCTTTTGGTGTTGGCTTCTTTTCAATGATCCAGTAAAATATATCCCAATCATTGCTGGGAGAATTGATGAGACGATCATACATCATCGTTTGGTTCTCTGTAAATCCATCCAAATGCTTTTTAGCAAAAGTACTCAGAAGAAGATCATTCTCCAACATTCCTCTTTTACGTGACTGGTAGTGAAGtctgaaaaaagaaatataaccatatatatatatatatatatatatatatatacgtatataaccACTAGAAACAAAAAGACATTGTAGATGTGCTACCCTATGAAAAAATAGTATACCAATAGACAGTAACactggtaaaaaatatttaccatccCTTATCAATTTCTAGgatctatatatatctatatgttaTGCCTTTAGTTCCACTGGCCCTGCTTAGTAGGTTGTATGATGAGTGTGTAATACCTATCCTATCTCGACAAACTCCTACcacaaaagtttaatattttaacagacATATTATATTCATGTGTAAATCTGAGTATAGTATATACGAAGTATAAAACTTCGTACAAAATGACGACGTgcgtaataaatagttatttgtaaaataaataaatagatattagtACCTGGCCTTCCTTTTTTCTAATGTTTGTGGTTTTTCAACATCATAAACAGGAATTTCCATGTAAGTCGTGTCTACATGTTGTGTGGTATCGCTTGAAAGTGTAAAAGCTTGTAATTTACGAATAGCGTTAATAACCTGAAAATAATTATGcagaaaaaaaaggttaaaagaaaatagtaaggtaccaaattaatatattttaatatacatactgATCGACCGCGCAACATAGTGGAATAATGTAATCACGACAAATTATAGTTCTATAATTGATGCAATATGGATATTGGATACCAGGCAAAGAAAATCTTTAGAAAATAGAACTAAGAGAACTGTAATTTTCACTTTGACTTTgacgttaaatttatatttgttattgacttttgactttatttgttttttgctTTATTGccaaagcaaaaaaaaatgtactgacCACTGACGACGAATACATTCCATTTCactctatttttaaacatatatcatatatgttCCAAAGAAGAGATATTAcatccttttattttaaattatttatttcagattagGATAAATAACAAGTTTAACCAGCATATGTATCTAAGTAAAAATTTACTGAATTTGGACACAGTAACTTTGGAGGATGTCAATTGTCATTATGAAAGCTTAAACGTCAAACAACCTTTATTTATAAGCCGGTTGCTATGACAACAAAGTAAAAACATTTAACTTTTAAGCATTAATGTAATGGATTTGTGATCGATCGGCTTCTATTTTTGAGATAAAATGAGCCTTGTTcgtgaatttatatta includes these proteins:
- the LOC124544070 gene encoding succinate dehydrogenase assembly factor 2-A, mitochondrial-like encodes the protein MLRGRSVINAIRKLQAFTLSSDTTQHVDTTYMEIPVYDVEKPQTLEKRKARLHYQSRKRGMLENDLLLSTFAKKHLDGFTENQTMMYDRLINSPSNDWDIFYWIIEKKPTPKEFDNEVMDLLKKHAKNENRNALSQPPLY